A stretch of the Sphingobacterium thalpophilum genome encodes the following:
- a CDS encoding HAD family hydrolase produces the protein MKLIIFDLDGTLLDTLRDLGDSCNAVLQEYGYPIHELAAYKKFVGNGVQKLIERALPEEARSESTISVLLSAFKRQYEQKAVTHTQPYPGIVSLLEQLKSLGYLISVASNKYHEAVIPLMTQYFPDIPFDLILGHRTGRPAKPDPDIVLDTLDALQVAKKDCYYVGDSSVDMDTAKNAGVTAIGVTWGFRDEDELRTHGADHIIHQPEQLLGIL, from the coding sequence ATGAAGTTAATCATATTTGATCTGGACGGGACATTGCTCGACACCCTCCGGGACCTTGGCGACAGCTGCAATGCAGTCCTGCAAGAGTACGGCTACCCAATCCATGAGCTTGCTGCCTATAAAAAATTTGTAGGCAATGGTGTACAGAAACTTATCGAACGCGCACTACCCGAAGAGGCCCGCTCAGAAAGTACAATATCAGTCCTATTAAGCGCCTTTAAACGTCAGTATGAACAAAAAGCCGTAACGCATACACAGCCTTACCCCGGTATTGTTTCTTTACTCGAACAGCTAAAATCACTGGGCTATCTGATCTCTGTAGCATCCAACAAGTATCATGAGGCTGTCATTCCTTTGATGACACAATACTTTCCGGACATCCCTTTTGACCTGATCTTGGGGCATCGAACAGGCCGGCCGGCCAAGCCTGATCCGGACATTGTGCTTGATACCTTAGATGCATTGCAAGTAGCTAAAAAAGACTGTTATTATGTAGGGGATTCTTCTGTGGACATGGACACCGCGAAAAACGCTGGGGTAACTGCGATTGGTGTGACCTGGGGTTTCCGGGACGAAGACGAACTGAGAACACACGGTGCAGACCATATTATCCACCAACCTGAACAATTGCTTGGCATCCTATAA
- a CDS encoding endonuclease/exonuclease/phosphatase family protein, with translation MNYRQIGYILCLVLSGMQLCTAQSNRRVYPIAFYNLENLYDPIKDSTINDDEFTPTGANTWTETKYRQKIKNMARAIRAIGSPVSSLGPIALGVAEIENRRVLEDLARDPQLGGLDLQIIHHDSPDRRGVDVGFLYNPAFFTPFHDRVYPFVLPDNPNFKTRDQLLVSGTVAGDTLHIIVNHWPSRYGNKSSELREFAATITKGICDSLYRENPEAKIIIMGDLNDDPNNKSVKEVLEAKKNPQDVPTQGLFNTMWKFYDRGIGSLGYQGQWNLFDQIIISKPLLENKNKGLRFAKAEIFNRDFLVQQEGRNKGYPHRTFSGGVFINGFSDHFPTLIYLVK, from the coding sequence ATGAACTACAGACAGATCGGCTATATTTTGTGTCTTGTTTTATCTGGGATGCAGCTGTGTACTGCACAGAGCAACCGCAGGGTATACCCCATCGCATTTTATAATCTGGAGAACTTATATGATCCCATAAAGGACTCCACCATCAATGACGATGAGTTTACTCCAACGGGAGCCAACACATGGACAGAAACAAAATATCGGCAGAAAATAAAAAATATGGCACGGGCAATCCGTGCAATTGGCTCACCTGTTTCGAGTCTGGGACCTATCGCTCTTGGAGTAGCGGAGATCGAAAACCGCAGGGTCCTTGAAGATCTGGCCCGAGATCCACAGCTCGGCGGTTTAGACCTACAGATTATACATCACGATTCTCCGGACCGCCGCGGTGTGGATGTGGGATTTCTGTACAATCCAGCCTTCTTCACCCCTTTCCACGATCGGGTATATCCATTTGTACTGCCCGACAACCCCAATTTCAAAACAAGGGACCAGTTGCTGGTGTCGGGGACTGTCGCCGGCGACACCCTACACATCATCGTCAACCACTGGCCCTCACGTTATGGCAACAAATCCTCAGAACTACGGGAATTTGCAGCCACAATTACCAAGGGCATCTGCGACTCGCTATACCGCGAAAATCCTGAAGCCAAGATTATCATCATGGGTGATTTAAACGATGATCCCAACAACAAAAGTGTAAAGGAAGTTTTGGAGGCAAAGAAAAATCCACAAGATGTCCCTACTCAGGGATTATTCAATACAATGTGGAAATTCTACGACCGAGGTATTGGCTCACTGGGTTATCAGGGACAATGGAATCTTTTTGATCAGATTATTATCTCAAAGCCGCTTTTAGAAAATAAAAACAAAGGCCTCCGATTTGCCAAAGCCGAAATTTTCAATAGAGATTTCCTCGTGCAGCAGGAGGGCCGGAACAAAGGTTATCCACACCGAACCTTCTCGGGAGGCGTTTTTATCAACGGATTCTCGGACCACTTTCCGACATTAATCTATCTGGTAAAATAA
- a CDS encoding DUF5689 domain-containing protein: MNKKNIQIVYTSMLSLLCIGLILLAGACKREHEAPLLTEPAYNGPGANTTIAALKEKYANISEPKVIDEDLVIKAMVTGNDISGNIYKQLYIQDQTAAINMGIDQNSIYTTFRAGQEVYVSLKGLSMVKYGGELQIGFSGTNANRIAWEIFKEHCKVSGWPNTANLMPLEIDLSKLDASMVNKLVVIKNVRFTNGGVNAFAGGDATVTEVVKDPNGKTLDVRNSNYSSFAKEILPKGKGTLIGILGRFNGGWQLFLRDKTDVIDFDGTDAGTSPTDPGADDVLFSETFGDGTYPSGNRPKIADFTDFDMKSPVLYTEESGVADIRTASGISASVWFPANKDVTLKISGIQTDNKTGLTLSYQLVPNIYNVGETTNLNAMKVKINGTSYTVPSTPVTISSTDERNKYYTISIPNIAAAATSTVEFTMTGSENAYGFRLDNIKIQGAKAGNGSDNTIIVTK, translated from the coding sequence ATGAACAAAAAAAATATACAAATTGTCTATACGTCCATGCTATCACTCCTCTGCATCGGACTTATCTTACTTGCAGGCGCCTGTAAGCGTGAACATGAAGCGCCCCTGCTCACCGAGCCTGCCTATAATGGCCCCGGCGCCAACACAACCATCGCCGCTTTAAAAGAGAAATATGCCAACATCTCCGAACCGAAGGTCATTGATGAGGACCTGGTTATCAAAGCGATGGTGACCGGTAATGACATCTCCGGTAATATCTATAAACAGTTATATATTCAGGATCAGACCGCTGCCATCAACATGGGGATTGACCAAAACAGTATTTATACGACATTTCGTGCAGGTCAGGAGGTCTACGTCAGCCTAAAAGGTCTTTCTATGGTAAAATATGGGGGCGAACTGCAGATCGGCTTCAGTGGCACCAACGCCAACCGCATTGCATGGGAGATCTTCAAAGAGCACTGCAAAGTAAGCGGATGGCCCAACACCGCCAACCTCATGCCCCTGGAAATTGACCTTTCCAAATTGGATGCTTCTATGGTCAATAAATTGGTTGTTATCAAAAATGTGCGTTTTACAAACGGCGGGGTCAACGCTTTTGCAGGTGGCGATGCGACTGTCACCGAAGTCGTGAAAGACCCCAATGGTAAAACATTAGACGTCCGTAACAGCAACTATTCAAGCTTTGCCAAAGAGATCCTGCCCAAAGGCAAAGGAACATTGATCGGCATATTAGGCCGTTTCAATGGCGGCTGGCAGCTGTTTTTAAGGGACAAAACCGACGTTATCGACTTTGATGGCACCGACGCCGGAACCTCACCAACCGATCCCGGAGCGGATGATGTGCTCTTTAGTGAAACTTTTGGCGACGGGACTTACCCAAGTGGCAACCGGCCAAAAATTGCAGATTTTACCGATTTCGATATGAAGTCGCCTGTACTCTACACAGAAGAAAGTGGTGTAGCCGACATCCGTACCGCAAGTGGCATCAGCGCTTCCGTATGGTTTCCAGCCAACAAAGATGTTACCTTAAAGATCTCTGGAATACAGACTGACAACAAAACTGGCCTTACATTGAGTTACCAGCTAGTCCCCAATATCTATAATGTTGGAGAAACAACGAATCTAAATGCCATGAAAGTAAAAATAAATGGAACAAGCTACACAGTCCCGAGTACGCCTGTCACCATCAGCTCAACAGATGAACGAAATAAATACTATACCATCAGCATTCCGAATATTGCTGCGGCTGCGACAAGTACCGTGGAGTTCACGATGACCGGATCCGAAAATGCTTACGGCTTCAGACTCGACAATATTAAGATCCAGGGCGCAAAGGCCGGAAACGGGTCAGACAACACCATTATTGTTACTAAATAA
- a CDS encoding RagB/SusD family nutrient uptake outer membrane protein: MKKRFIYILLSSIAFASVSSCKIDEIPETTVNDVNFWNTVADLRLAANYFYTTLPGLTQKEVNMDNWSTDAYPNDKGDPISDGSRVRPAESDDYNYYHIFQANKLIEKSAEVLAKGGDPTQVNWYVGEARFFRAWYYFEMLKRFGGVPLITKTMGVDDPDVFLPRASREQVLELIFSDLDFAASSLRNADEVNAAKEYGRITKTAALAFKSRVALFEGTREKFHHYGDANKHLTMAKEAAEAVMNSHMHALFSQPAGTGETGNDAYFNLFQLAGEGRANKENIIVRAYGVNQENSVVSTAVQRYYEGNSVVPTQNFVDNYLMVDGLPTDKSPLYQEPNSTTTHAEYFRKRDPRMSFTLFKRGDEYISGGKYTIPNPSRQRSGFGIRKYANEPFWARQASYIDRPVLRYAEVLLNYAEAVYELRGAISDADLDKTVNLLRARLPEVNIGTDVVPNFVPMAKLSNAFVASNGLDMRQEIRRERHVELAFEGFAYWDLLRWKTAEVEMPKTLYGSYLFSEYLTDKNEKWDAKTPVNARNYIILQDASLRTFDPKKDYLWPIPSSEITKNDKITQNPGWE, translated from the coding sequence ATGAAAAAGAGATTTATATATATACTTTTATCCTCGATTGCCTTTGCGTCGGTATCCTCATGTAAGATAGATGAAATTCCTGAAACAACGGTCAACGATGTAAATTTTTGGAACACAGTAGCGGATCTGCGCCTTGCTGCCAACTATTTTTATACCACCTTGCCAGGGTTGACACAAAAGGAGGTCAACATGGACAATTGGTCAACCGACGCCTATCCGAACGATAAAGGTGATCCTATTTCGGACGGCTCACGCGTAAGGCCGGCTGAGAGCGACGATTATAATTATTATCATATATTCCAGGCCAATAAACTGATCGAAAAATCAGCAGAAGTACTGGCAAAAGGAGGCGATCCGACTCAGGTGAATTGGTACGTGGGTGAAGCCCGTTTTTTTAGGGCATGGTATTATTTTGAGATGTTAAAACGGTTTGGTGGCGTACCGCTCATAACGAAAACAATGGGTGTCGATGACCCAGATGTCTTTCTGCCACGTGCTTCGAGAGAACAAGTCCTGGAGCTGATCTTTAGTGACCTGGACTTTGCAGCAAGCAGCTTGCGAAATGCAGATGAAGTGAATGCGGCAAAAGAATATGGACGGATTACAAAAACTGCGGCACTGGCGTTTAAGTCCCGGGTTGCACTATTTGAAGGCACCCGGGAGAAGTTTCATCACTATGGGGATGCCAATAAGCACTTAACGATGGCCAAAGAAGCGGCAGAGGCTGTCATGAATTCCCATATGCACGCCTTATTTTCACAGCCTGCAGGGACAGGAGAAACAGGAAACGACGCTTACTTTAATCTGTTCCAGCTCGCTGGAGAGGGGCGGGCGAACAAAGAGAATATCATTGTCAGAGCGTACGGTGTAAATCAGGAAAACAGTGTGGTATCTACCGCGGTACAGCGTTATTATGAGGGAAATTCTGTCGTTCCGACACAAAATTTTGTCGACAACTATCTGATGGTAGATGGGCTTCCTACAGACAAGTCACCTCTGTATCAGGAGCCCAACAGTACGACAACACATGCGGAATATTTCAGGAAACGGGACCCAAGAATGTCTTTTACCTTGTTTAAACGGGGAGATGAATACATCTCTGGCGGAAAGTACACCATTCCTAATCCCAGCAGGCAACGCAGCGGCTTTGGTATCCGTAAATATGCAAATGAGCCGTTCTGGGCAAGACAGGCCTCTTATATCGATAGGCCGGTTTTACGTTACGCAGAAGTGCTCCTGAATTATGCTGAGGCGGTGTATGAACTGCGGGGGGCTATTTCTGATGCTGATTTGGATAAAACAGTTAATCTATTGCGTGCGCGCTTGCCTGAGGTAAATATCGGCACAGATGTTGTGCCGAATTTTGTCCCCATGGCCAAATTGAGCAATGCTTTTGTAGCCAGCAATGGTCTGGATATGCGGCAGGAAATACGCCGGGAGAGACATGTCGAACTCGCGTTCGAAGGATTTGCCTACTGGGACTTATTGCGTTGGAAAACGGCAGAAGTGGAGATGCCCAAAACCTTGTATGGAAGCTACTTATTTTCGGAATATTTAACGGACAAAAACGAGAAATGGGATGCCAAAACTCCTGTAAATGCCAGGAACTATATTATTTTACAAGACGCTTCTTTGAGAACGTTTGATCCCAAAAAAGATTATTTATGGCCAATACCCTCTTCAGAGATCACTAAAAATGATAAAATTACGCAAAACCCAGGTTGGGAATAG
- a CDS encoding alpha-L-fucosidase: MRYNKLITALLLGAVFTHIPAAYSQWTGPRKKVEKRIDLKYGPLTPAHRKDEAMERFRNYGFGQFIHWGLYAIPGNEWNGVSARKGAAASEWIRTWSGPTAPKNWKNIYDQLYKQFNPKGFDAGVWARQAKEMGAKYLIFTTKHHDGFALWPSKYTDYTVQKSPYKQDIVKQVVDAYTAEGIDVFLYFSIMEWNNSNYMAKAPSTAGEKAKFAKFLAYTRNQLLELLENYPQIKGFWFDGTWDQSWIQAYDFTYKLEKELRDKHPGLIIGSRFRNDEYGKRHFDSNGDMLGDYEQGWERKMPKEFEWLEGRDWDCVMTIPPNGWGFMKDWSGLYTKTSDDLIDMLMNCVSMNGNFVLNFGPDGNGRMHPGEDRLAKEIGDWIKVNGEAVYGVRHAGLAPSRLGYFTRKEDNLYLTVFNRPVNNIVRIAVPKTAAEVPVAAKLLQNGQSLELKHVDMGLDLDKNTYYDIVLPEVYVSSKPFVLKMQLGSPKTQSEKLMDAKM; the protein is encoded by the coding sequence ATGAGATACAACAAATTGATCACCGCTTTACTTTTAGGGGCTGTATTTACCCATATACCTGCAGCTTATTCTCAATGGACGGGGCCCCGTAAAAAAGTCGAAAAAAGAATTGACCTAAAATACGGACCATTGACACCGGCACATCGTAAAGACGAGGCGATGGAGCGGTTCCGCAATTATGGCTTCGGACAATTTATCCATTGGGGGCTATATGCTATACCGGGGAATGAATGGAATGGGGTAAGTGCACGGAAAGGAGCCGCAGCTTCGGAGTGGATACGTACCTGGAGCGGGCCAACGGCTCCAAAAAATTGGAAAAATATCTATGATCAATTGTACAAGCAATTTAATCCCAAGGGATTCGACGCCGGAGTGTGGGCGAGGCAGGCGAAAGAAATGGGGGCCAAATATCTTATTTTCACCACGAAGCATCATGACGGGTTTGCGCTTTGGCCTTCAAAATATACGGATTATACCGTTCAAAAAAGTCCTTATAAACAGGATATCGTGAAGCAGGTTGTAGATGCCTATACCGCAGAAGGAATTGATGTGTTTTTGTATTTTTCGATTATGGAATGGAATAATTCCAACTATATGGCCAAGGCACCGTCCACGGCCGGAGAAAAAGCGAAGTTTGCTAAGTTTTTGGCCTATACGCGCAATCAATTACTGGAGCTTCTTGAAAACTATCCGCAAATAAAAGGCTTCTGGTTCGATGGTACCTGGGACCAGTCATGGATTCAGGCCTATGATTTTACCTATAAACTGGAAAAGGAGCTCCGCGATAAACATCCCGGATTAATTATCGGCAGCCGTTTCAGGAATGACGAATATGGCAAACGCCATTTTGACTCCAACGGTGATATGTTGGGCGATTATGAGCAGGGCTGGGAACGGAAAATGCCTAAGGAGTTTGAATGGCTCGAAGGGCGTGACTGGGACTGCGTGATGACTATACCACCCAATGGCTGGGGGTTCATGAAAGATTGGTCCGGTCTTTATACCAAAACTTCGGATGATCTGATCGATATGTTGATGAACTGTGTTTCGATGAACGGGAATTTTGTTCTGAACTTTGGGCCAGACGGAAATGGCCGGATGCATCCCGGAGAAGACAGACTGGCAAAAGAAATTGGCGACTGGATAAAGGTCAATGGGGAGGCTGTATACGGTGTTCGACATGCTGGTCTTGCTCCATCAAGGCTGGGATACTTTACACGAAAAGAGGATAACTTATATCTGACGGTGTTTAACCGGCCTGTCAATAATATTGTGCGTATTGCTGTGCCTAAGACTGCCGCAGAGGTACCCGTCGCGGCAAAGTTGCTGCAAAATGGCCAATCTCTGGAGTTGAAACATGTGGACATGGGATTGGATCTTGACAAAAATACGTATTATGATATTGTCCTACCGGAAGTGTATGTTTCAAGTAAGCCCTTTGTCCTGAAAATGCAATTGGGTAGCCCAAAAACACAAAGTGAAAAGTTAATGGATGCGAAAATGTAG
- a CDS encoding beta-N-acetylhexosaminidase, with amino-acid sequence MIKLRKTQVGNRRVYLLCIAFLVLQSARAQIHIIPQPLHIKATGKSFVVKKSIAVWTDPQFASSLQYFRRLILSKYGVTSYGSADAKAAELYLAKDGNIGKEGYRISMTEAAIKIYASESSGVINALSSVDQLLAGAESMDAGFVLPALEIEDKPRFSWRGFMLDESRHFFGKEKVKSLLDWMAFYKLNKFHWHLTDEPAWRLTIQRYPWLTQIGGIGNYLDPYAAPQYYSQADISEIISYAAERNIEVVPEIDMPGHATAANRAYPFLSGGGNDKHPDFTFHPAKNSTYSFLTNVLREVKSLFPSDYVHLGGDEVAFGSDAWNSDSKVQELKRSAGLKTNKAVEEYFIRRMADSVAEMNGKIIVWDEMADAGLSADRTIMMWWRHDKPEQLNKVLSKGYQTLLTPRLPMYFDFVQQENHRYGRKWGKAFNPLLDVYNFAGDELDSLGAKKGQILGIQANLWTETVTNTNRLDYLVFPRIAALAEAAWTPGGKRNFEQFSTTLKKHLLLYRDQGLYYFDPFKDGNPEPAVIRKSQKQYIDHPN; translated from the coding sequence ATGATAAAATTACGCAAAACCCAGGTTGGGAATAGGAGAGTCTACCTGCTGTGCATTGCATTTTTGGTGCTGCAATCTGCCCGGGCACAGATACACATTATTCCGCAGCCGCTTCACATAAAGGCTACGGGGAAATCGTTTGTTGTAAAGAAATCCATCGCCGTTTGGACAGATCCTCAATTTGCTTCATCACTGCAGTATTTCCGCCGGCTTATATTAAGTAAATATGGTGTGACGAGTTATGGCAGCGCTGATGCGAAAGCGGCAGAGCTCTATCTGGCGAAAGACGGAAATATCGGTAAAGAGGGGTATAGAATCTCGATGACCGAAGCTGCAATAAAAATATATGCTTCTGAGAGTTCAGGTGTCATCAATGCCTTGTCGAGTGTGGATCAATTACTAGCGGGAGCCGAAAGTATGGACGCGGGGTTCGTATTACCAGCTTTGGAAATTGAAGATAAACCACGGTTTTCTTGGCGTGGGTTTATGCTTGACGAATCCAGACATTTTTTTGGTAAGGAGAAAGTAAAGTCGCTGTTGGACTGGATGGCTTTTTATAAGCTGAACAAATTTCATTGGCATCTGACCGATGAACCTGCATGGCGGCTGACTATACAGCGATACCCTTGGCTAACACAAATAGGCGGGATTGGCAATTATCTTGATCCGTATGCCGCACCACAGTATTATAGTCAGGCAGATATCAGCGAAATTATCAGTTATGCAGCTGAGCGCAATATCGAAGTTGTTCCAGAAATAGATATGCCCGGTCATGCGACAGCCGCTAATCGGGCTTATCCCTTCTTGTCAGGCGGCGGCAATGATAAACATCCGGACTTTACTTTTCATCCGGCCAAGAATTCAACCTATTCCTTTTTGACAAATGTTTTAAGGGAGGTAAAATCGCTATTTCCTTCCGATTATGTTCATTTAGGTGGCGATGAGGTGGCCTTTGGCAGTGATGCCTGGAACAGCGATAGTAAGGTTCAGGAACTTAAAAGAAGTGCTGGACTAAAAACCAATAAGGCGGTAGAAGAATATTTTATACGTCGTATGGCCGATTCGGTAGCTGAGATGAACGGAAAAATCATTGTTTGGGATGAGATGGCCGATGCCGGTCTTTCGGCAGATCGCACGATCATGATGTGGTGGCGTCATGATAAACCCGAACAGCTGAACAAAGTATTGAGTAAGGGATATCAGACCCTGTTGACTCCCAGACTTCCGATGTATTTTGATTTTGTGCAGCAGGAAAATCACAGGTATGGCCGGAAGTGGGGAAAAGCTTTTAACCCTTTATTGGATGTCTACAATTTTGCGGGTGACGAACTGGATAGTCTCGGAGCAAAGAAAGGACAGATTCTGGGTATTCAGGCCAATCTTTGGACGGAGACTGTAACGAATACCAACCGGCTGGACTATCTGGTATTTCCAAGAATCGCTGCACTGGCTGAAGCGGCCTGGACGCCGGGCGGGAAGCGTAATTTTGAACAATTTTCAACGACGTTGAAAAAGCACCTGCTGCTGTACCGCGACCAGGGCCTATATTACTTTGATCCGTTTAAAGACGGTAATCCGGAGCCAGCGGTAATTAGAAAATCGCAAAAACAGTATATAGATCATCCAAATTAA